In the Hordeum vulgare subsp. vulgare chromosome 7H, MorexV3_pseudomolecules_assembly, whole genome shotgun sequence genome, one interval contains:
- the LOC123407160 gene encoding uncharacterized protein LOC123407160: MEPAEDVQIWAPILADPLDWPPSSATILLPSQVEEYFSYLYGVDDMEINKFAQESESEHWRQQYLGDLIVKENWRRGPRGPPKRRMLPSGSGGMSFHYRKNNEHWTHEEVEKLVKGVKTYGVGRWTMVKSHYFSSSVREPTHLKDKWRNLLRACGVTCTFKRKEKAQKTMLLPLDTNLIQQIHGLTIDPALSSKMKKCHGKQTNRVEMIAK; the protein is encoded by the exons ATGGAGCCCGCGGAAGATGTGCAGATTTGGGCGCCGATCTTGGCTGACCCTCTTGATTGGCCTCCATCTTCTGCCACTATTCTTCTCCCAAGTCAG GTGGAAGAATATTTTAGTTATCTTTATGGTGTTGACGACATGGAAATCAACAAATTTGCACAAGAGTCTGAAAGTGAGCATTGGCGCCAGCAATATTTGGGAG ACCTCATAGTGAAGGAAAATTGGAGGCGTGGCCCACGAGGTCCTCCCAAGAGGAGAATGCTTCCTTCAGGAAGCGGAGGCATGAGTTTTCACTATCGAAAGAACAATGAACATTGGACACATGAAGAAGTAGAGAAGCTGGTTAAGGGTGTCAAGACATATGGTGTTGGACGATGGACTATGGTGAAGAGTCACTACTTCTCATCATCAGTTCGAGAACCAACACATCTCAAG GACAAATGGAGGAATCTTTTGAGAGCTTGTGGGGTCACGTGCACCTTCAAAAGGAAG GAAAAGGCACAAAAGACTATGCTCCTACCCCTAGATACAAACCTGATCCAACAGATCCATGGGTTAACTATCGATCCAGCCTTATCATCCAAAATGAAGAAATGCCATGGGAAACAAACAAACAGGGTGGAAATGATAGCCAAATGA
- the LOC123412973 gene encoding uncharacterized protein LOC123412973 codes for MEISKFAQEAEDDLGDLIVKEKWWRGLRGPRKRRIFPWGSGGMNFHRRKNNEHWTLDEVRKLVKGVKTYGVGRWTMVKSRYFSSSVRDPSHLKDKWRNLLKACGVPCTSIRKEKAQKTMFRPLDTELIEQIQGLAIDSASTSKIRKHRGEGTTS; via the exons ATGGAAATCAGCAAATTTGCACAAGAGGCCGAAGATGATTTGGGAG ACCTGATAGTAAAGGAAAAATGGTGGCGTGGTCTACGAGGTCCTCGCAAGAGGAGGATATTTCCCTGGGGAAGCGGAGGCATGAATTTTCACCGTCGGAAAAACAATGAACATTGGACACTTGACGAAGTGAGGAAGCTGGTTAAGGGTGTCAAGACATATGGTGTTGGGCGATGGACTATGGTGAAGAGTCGCTACTTCTCATCATCAGTTCGAGACCCATCACATCTCAAG GACAAATGGAGGAATCTTCTGAAAGCTTGTGGGGTCCCGTGCACCTCCATAAGGAAG GAGAAGGCACAAAAGACTATGTTCCGGCCCTTGGATACAGAGTTGATCGAACAGATCCAAGGGTTGGCCATCGATTCAGCCTCCACATCAAAAATAAGGAAACACCGTGGGGAAGGAACAACCAGCTAG